Proteins co-encoded in one Nitrospirota bacterium genomic window:
- the rlmB gene encoding 23S rRNA (guanosine(2251)-2'-O)-methyltransferase RlmB has product MSSQREETVCGVNAVLESLRAGRSFRRILIQRGRRGNEIDEIERAARERGIPVHHEPREALERLAGTPKHQGLVAFLTQGLYRPFEDLLADAAQRPGGPFLVVLDGVEDPRNLGAIARTAEAVGAHGLVVPQRRSAGVTAVAMKASAGALSHLPVAQVVNLARAMEQMKSAGCWLVGLDAKGESLYTAIDYRSPLAIVVGHEGEGLRASTLKACDFRVRVPMQGRVSSLNVSVAAAVVLYEALRQRAGASP; this is encoded by the coding sequence GTGAGCAGCCAGCGTGAAGAGACCGTCTGCGGCGTCAACGCCGTCCTGGAAAGCCTCAGAGCCGGACGCTCGTTCCGTCGGATCCTGATCCAACGCGGCCGCCGCGGCAACGAGATCGACGAGATCGAACGTGCTGCGCGCGAGCGCGGCATTCCCGTCCACCATGAACCCCGCGAGGCGCTGGAGCGCCTGGCCGGGACACCCAAACACCAGGGCCTGGTCGCGTTCCTGACCCAAGGCCTCTACCGCCCGTTCGAGGATCTCCTGGCTGACGCCGCGCAGCGCCCCGGCGGCCCGTTCTTGGTCGTGCTTGACGGCGTGGAAGATCCGCGCAACCTGGGCGCCATCGCCCGCACCGCCGAAGCCGTGGGCGCGCACGGCTTGGTCGTCCCTCAACGTCGTTCAGCCGGCGTCACCGCGGTCGCGATGAAAGCCTCGGCCGGGGCGCTCAGCCACCTGCCCGTGGCTCAAGTCGTGAATCTCGCTCGCGCAATGGAGCAGATGAAGTCCGCAGGCTGCTGGCTGGTGGGGCTTGATGCGAAGGGAGAGTCACTCTACACCGCGATCGACTACCGCTCCCCCCTCGCCATCGTGGTAGGCCACGAAGGCGAAGGCCTGCGCGCCTCCACGCTCAAGGCGTGCGACTTCCGCGTGCGCGTGCCCATGCAGGGACGCGTATCGTCGCTCAACGTGTCGGTGGCCGCCGCGGTGGTGCTGTACGAAGCGCTGCGGCAACGGGCTGGCGCATCCCCCTAG
- the cysS gene encoding cysteine--tRNA ligase: MSRSPRPDLALRLYNTMTAAKELFRPRVPRHVGMYVCGVTVYDLCHIGHARSAIVFDVLRRYLESRGLIITYVRNFTDIDDKILHRAQRDGIGWREVAERYVAEYYRDMDALGVRRATVEPKATDHIADMLALITGLVEKDKAYVEGGDVFFRVASFPTYGRLSRRRLDQLRVGARVEVDERKRDPLDFALWKASKPGEPAWDSPWGPGRPGWHIECSAMAMAHLGPTIDLHGGGQDLTFPHHENEIAQSEGFSGVQFARCWMHNGFVTINEEKMSKSLGNFFTIREILDKSPWEQPVTAEALRYLLLGTHYRSPIDFSDEALRGAKAGLDAFYDLLGRLREREGKADRGQGNEIARPVLDAIEDQFNAAMDDDLNTAQAIGALHHARTELNRALGRGMSESMARQAEKTLRKLANVLGLDFQAARRGEIRAGTGRAAGKSTAIGISSASVDTLSDTEIATLVEARNAARARRDWAAADAIRKQLADAGVTIEDRPDGTTRIKR, translated from the coding sequence GTGAGCCGTTCTCCGCGGCCCGACCTTGCGCTGCGTCTCTACAACACCATGACCGCGGCCAAAGAGCTCTTCCGCCCCCGCGTCCCGCGCCACGTGGGAATGTACGTATGCGGCGTGACCGTGTACGACCTCTGCCACATCGGCCACGCGCGCAGCGCCATCGTGTTCGACGTGCTCCGGAGATATCTGGAGTCTCGCGGGCTGATCATCACCTACGTCCGCAATTTCACGGATATCGACGATAAGATTCTTCACCGCGCGCAGCGCGACGGCATCGGGTGGCGCGAAGTGGCCGAGCGCTACGTCGCGGAATACTACCGCGACATGGACGCGCTGGGCGTGCGCCGCGCCACCGTGGAACCCAAAGCCACCGACCACATCGCGGACATGCTCGCGCTCATCACCGGCCTGGTCGAGAAGGACAAGGCGTACGTCGAGGGCGGCGACGTGTTCTTCCGCGTGGCCAGCTTTCCCACCTACGGCCGGCTCTCCCGCCGCCGCCTCGATCAGTTGCGTGTCGGCGCGCGCGTGGAGGTGGACGAGCGCAAACGCGACCCCTTGGACTTCGCGCTCTGGAAAGCCTCCAAACCCGGCGAACCCGCGTGGGACAGCCCCTGGGGTCCGGGCCGGCCTGGCTGGCACATCGAGTGCTCCGCCATGGCCATGGCGCACCTGGGCCCCACCATCGACCTGCACGGCGGCGGCCAGGACCTGACGTTCCCGCACCACGAGAACGAGATCGCGCAGTCGGAAGGCTTCAGCGGCGTGCAATTCGCGCGCTGCTGGATGCACAACGGCTTCGTCACGATCAACGAGGAGAAGATGTCCAAGTCATTGGGCAATTTCTTCACGATTCGCGAAATCCTGGACAAGTCCCCGTGGGAACAGCCGGTGACCGCTGAAGCCCTGCGCTACTTGCTGCTGGGAACGCATTACCGCAGCCCGATCGATTTTTCCGACGAAGCGCTGCGCGGCGCCAAGGCAGGGTTGGACGCGTTTTACGACCTGCTCGGGCGGTTACGCGAGCGCGAGGGCAAGGCCGACCGCGGCCAAGGCAACGAAATCGCGCGTCCGGTACTCGACGCCATCGAGGACCAATTCAACGCCGCCATGGACGATGACCTCAATACCGCACAGGCCATCGGCGCCCTGCACCACGCCAGGACCGAACTCAACCGCGCGTTGGGGCGAGGCATGTCGGAAAGCATGGCTCGCCAGGCGGAGAAGACCCTTAGAAAGCTCGCTAACGTGCTTGGCTTGGACTTTCAGGCCGCGCGACGCGGCGAGATTCGCGCTGGCACCGGTCGCGCCGCCGGAAAGTCAACGGCAATAGGGATCAGCTCTGCCAGCGTCGACACACTGTCGGACACCGAGATCGCAACGCTCGTCGAAGCCCGCAACGCGGCAAGGGCCCGTCGCGATTGGGCCGCGGCCGACGCGATCCGCAAGCAGCTCGCGGACGCGGGCGTGACCATCGAAGACCGGCCCGACGGCACCACACGCATCAAGCGGTGA